The stretch of DNA TATACGAGGACGATGAAAATGGGTTTGATGGTTGGATGGTTCAGGTGAAATCAGGCTGAAGCCTGCGGCTACCAGCCTTCTCGAGTCCCGAACCCCGAGTCCCGATTTTCAGAAAAAATCTGTGTAATCTGCGAAATCTGCGGATATTTTCAGGAGGACTGCTATGATTAGTCAAGAAGATGTTATTTACTTTATCCTTACAGATAGGTTCTGTGATGGTGACCCGAACAACAATCAGGATGTGGATAAGAATAATCTTAAACAATATCACGGTGGTGATTTTGCGGGGATTATAAAAAAAATACCTTATCTTAAAAAATTAGGCATTACTACAGTTTGGATTACACCGGTTTACTTATCTATTGGAACAGTTGGCGATTCTGCTGGTTACCACGGTTATTGGGCACTTGATTTCGAGCGAATTGACCCTCACCTTTACTCACAAGACCCTTCATTGGCTGAAGGGAGCAAAGAGTATTTAAAGAGATTAGTCGATAAACTTCACAAGGCAAATATCAAGGTCATACTCGATATGGTAGTTAATCATACGAGTTATCATAATCAAGCTTATCACGACTATCCCTACAAAAAGATACAGGACACCTGGTTCAATCCTGCCAGAGCAGAATGGGATGAGATAGAATCTCCACTTGCCGGGCTACCTGACTTGAATCATGACCTGCCTGAAGTAGCCGATTACTTTGTCAATAATATCGTTGATTGGATAGAACAAACAGGAATTGACGGCATTCGTATGGATACAATTAAGCATGTAGAAAAAAGGTTCTGGCATTTCTTTAAATCCTATGTCAAAGGAAAATATCGAAATATTACCTTACTTGGTGAATATTTAGGCTATGATGTCTATCGGATATCTGAGTACCAAAAGGCACATGATTTTGATACCCTCTTTGATTTTCCTCTATGTGCAGTTATCAAAGAGGTTTTTATCCACAATGCTCCTATGACCAAACTTGCTCAACCCAGACTAAAAGAGGGTGAACCTGAAGGTATCCTTGATATGGATAAGTATTACACTAATGCCAACCGATTAGTTACCATGATAGATAATCATGATTTAGATAAAAGATTTATGACAGAAATATTAGATAAGGTAGGACATTGGGATATGGATTTAGCTGTAGAGATATTCAAAACCGTTCTGACTTTCTTATTCACTACCAGAGGTATCCCTCAGATTTACTACGGCACAGAAATAGGTATGGAGGGCTATGGCGACCCGGACAATCGTAAAAGTATGCCATGGAAAAAGGTTTTTGGGGATAAATTAACGCCCATAGTTAAACCACAAAGTGAAATCTTCAATCATCTAAAATCACTTATTAAATTACAAAGGGAAAATAAGGCTATCACTTGTGGTTATTTGTTCACCCTTTATGTCGATACTTTCATCTATGCCTATCTGCGGGAATTTCGCGGGAATACCATCATTGTGGTCATCAATAACGGCTTAACCCCGATGCCTTCTCCCCTTTCGATACCTATTGAAGTAAATTCTAATATTCCACCCAGAATTAAAGAAAACCTGCAAAAGGGAAAAACACTGACTAATCTATTAAATCCAAAAGAGATAATCCCTTATGAGAATGGACAAATCAGTGTCAAACTACACAGGAAAGAGGCAAAGGTATATAAGTTAAGTTAGGGTTAGGTGGCTGATTTGGTTTAGGGATTATGAAGTTATTCTTTTTGCACAACCATCCTGACCTAACTCCTGAGCCTGTCAGGAGCAGGCTTACATTTAAAAAATCAGCCATTTCCGAATGAATATTTGTCATACTTAACTCTTCCTATTCCAAAATTAAGGATTCGGCTACCAACTGCCAGATATATTTGACTTCGATATCTAAATTGTACTTGCCTTTCAGGTTTTTCATGATCTGATCCCGGCAGTTGGAACAACCCGTAACTACAACCTCGGCTCCTGAGTTTTTTATCGACTCGGCTTTTTTGAGGCCATTGTAAGTAAGTTCTTCTTTATACGGCCCGGGCCACATGCCACCACCAGCACCACAGCAGAATGAATTGGGGCCTGTGGGATACATCTCTACAATATTATCTGTACACTGGGCCAGTATCCATCTTGGTTCATCATACATGCCCTGGCCAAAAAAAAGCTCTGCTACCCGACCGTGCTTACAGGAATCATGCCAGACATGGAGTTTAGTGTTCTTACTCTTGTCAACCTTTATCCGGCCTTGTTTCAGGTATTCGATGATAATATCGTAGATGTAGAGATAATCAATACTTAAATTAGCATCCTTCTCTTTCCATTTCTCAATGCCTAAGCGGCAGCCAAAAGAACCCCCACCGCAGTCAGGTAGAATCAGCCGTTTGATATTGTGCTTTTGGACAAAGTCAATCTTGCGCCGGGCTAAGGTCATGGATGCTTCTTCATTCCCAGTAAAAAGGCCCCAGTCAACCGCTTCCCAATTTTTACCTGGAATAGTCCAGTCTGCTTTAGCGGCATAAAATATCTTCCAGTACCATTTCATATCATCCGAATCTGCCGAAATCTCTTTAGAATTAGGGTAAAAGGCAACATCCGCACCATCTTTGTCTATGGGCAGCTTAAAATCAGCAAACCCTTCTTCTTCTCGCAGTTCTTCCTCAACCATTTCTAACACCTGGAAATATACCGCTTCAGGAATACCCATATTATTTCCAGTAGCCAGCGCCTTTTCTGTCCCCTTATGTAGCACCCCAGGCACCTTATCCCTGGGTCTAAGAGCCTTCATCAATTCCATTATGTGAACAATGTCAACTTTCATCGGGCAGGCATACATACATCTTCCACAAATGGTGCAAACCCAGGGAAATTTGGAATGCACCACCTCATCCACCATTCCATAGGCCAACATTCGCAGTACCTTGCGGATATCCAGCCCATCCATCTGGGGACAATCTGTAACAATACATCCACCCGTACAGGTATTACAGGTCAAACAGGCAGACAAATCTGCTTTTTTCAGAATTTTTTTAAGTTCATCCGGGATTGATTTTAATTGAATAGCTTCCATTTTTAAGCCCCTTAATCTTGTTTTATCTCATCTGCTCCTGCTTCTTTCAACTTCAGGAGAATAAGTTTTATGACTGCATCAATTTTATCCTGGGATAGAATACCAATTCCTTCTGCCAGCGATTCTATTTCTGCTTCTTCTTTCTCCAGTCCTTTGGATGCTAAGAATGTGTTCACTCCCTCTTCTTCATCTTCTGGCAATAGTCCACAGCCACCAGTAGTGCCCAGGAATTCTCCATTTTTGAAAACAGGCACAACTATTTTTATCATATTCAAATCACATTCTTCTACTATCGGTTTACCCTTTTTCTTCGCCATAGCCGACAGGGACTGATGAGCCATTCCACAGATTGATGCACTGGTGGAAGGATTGGCTTTTATTTCCGCACAAATCTTGTTAGCAAAGGCAGCTGGTGGATGAATAGCCTTATTTTCCGCATTAAATGTGACCCCGGTCAAACCTGTCAGGTTATACACCTTTTCTCCAACCCCCTTCCAAAAATCCAGGGGTGCTAATTCAGTAATTGTCATCGCATACCTCCTAACTCCAAAAATTATTTCGACCTGTGCGGTTAGGTTATAGACTGCCAATTTGAGTTCCCCACGCTGATGGAATCTGAAATCTCCCCCGCTGGCGGGAGATTAAGAGGGTGGAAATCTCTTCTGCCCTTGATAATTTCTAACCGCACCAGGCTTCATAGCCTGTTTTTTCCTCCCTTCTAAGAGCTTATAAATGGATTTTAGGCTTTAGCCTTTCATTGCAAATTATGAAATCCTAAAGGATTAATTCCAGGGAAATAGGGCAGTTTAAGTTGTTACTTCTTCCTCAGTGGACTTGGCCCCAGTTCTCGTATCTTCTCAGTCATCTCCCGGGAAACCTCAACAAATCTTTGCCCCATAGCTGCACTCATGCTATACATTTCAACTCGCTGTCCACCAATTCCAATTTCATCGAGCACCTTTTTAGCCCGTGCTACTCGCCGTTTAGCCTTGATATTGCCATCTGTAAACTGACAGTTACCATCCGAGCAGCCAAATACATATACCCCGTCAGCCCCTGATTCAATAGCCTTGAGCAAATGCAAAATATCCACCCGGCCGGTACAGGGTATCTGGACAACTTTAACATTGGTTGGAATGCTCAGCCCCATAGTTTCACTTACTTTGGCTGCTGAAGAGGGACAATTGGTACAACAAAAGACAATTAACTTTGGTTCAAACTCTGCCATAAAAGCTCTCCTTGCTATGAGAATAAAAGCGATTCTGTTTTGGCTATCAGTTGTTGATCGGTATAACCTGCCAGACTGATGGCCTTGCCCGGGCATTCCGAGACACATATTCCGCAGCCGCGGCATAACCCTGGCTCAATAGAGGCTACTCGCTGCTCCGGATCCACAATCGGCACCTGGAACGGGCACATACGCACACAGGTGAGGCACCCAACACATTTTTCCTCATCCACCTCAGCCACAACCCCACCAATAGCAATGGTATCCCGGGATAATATTGCCATTGCCCGACCGGCAGCAGCCTGTCCTTGAATAATACTCTCGTCTATAGATTTTGGAGACAAGGCCATTCCGGCCAAAAACACTCCCTCTGTCATCGCCTCTACTGGTTTTAGTTTAGCTGGTGATTCTACAAAGAAGCCATCTTTATCCAGAGCCACCTTGAACTGTTTAGCCAACTTTTCACTGCCCTGGCTTACGATGGCAGACTGTAGACAAATAAAGTCAGGTTCAATCATTACTGGTAGGCCAAGCACATGATCGGTAACAGTTACCCAAAGCCTCCCATTATCTTTCTCACAAACCTCAGGCTTATTTTCAAGGGTATAGCGGATAAACATCACACCCAGCAGGCGGGCCTGCTTGTAAATATCTTCCCGCTCTCCATAGGTACGCATCTCACGGTAAAGCACATAAATATTCATATCAGGATTCTTTGTCTTCAGGTCTATAGCCTTACGCACCGCAAAAGAACAGCACAGGTTACTACAGTATGACCGCTGTTCTTCCCGAGAGCCTACACACTGAATAAAAACGGCTGCTTTTGCCTGTTCAAATACACCAGGGTCTTTTATCATCTGCTCATCAAACTCAGACCAGTTCCATACATTATGGTTCTGGCCGTAGAGGTATTCGGCTGGTTTAGTAACATCAGCCCCGGTAGCCAGAATAGTCACCCCATGCTTAATTTTAATTTCGGATTGCGAATTTCGGATTGTGGATTTGAAATTGCCAAGGAAACCTGAAGTTTTACCTATCTCGCTTTCAAGGTGCAGCACTATTTTAGGATGATTGCTCACTTCATTGATGAGCCTGGTCAGGTAGTCAGGAACGCAATATCCCTGCCAGGTTTTACTTACGCAGAGGGCATGACCACCCAATCGGTCTTTTTTCTCCACAATTGTTACTGGATAGCCCTGTTTAGCCAGTTTCAGGGCACTTTCCATACCTGCCACACCACCGCCTACCACCAAAGCTTGTTTTTCTACAGGCACATCCATCAGGCTAAGTGGTTCCTCAGATAGACTTAATACTTCAGAAGGCTTTTCTTCTGGTCGAGAAGCAGTTGGTTTAAGATAAGCTCCAATTTGGGCCACAACCGCACTTGCATTGGTAACCGCATGGCTAATATCCATTGGTCCATTCAGGGCACCACAGACAAAGATACCTGGCACAGAAGTGGTTGCCGGCTCAAATGGTTTGGCTTGAACAAAATGATTGGGACTCAAATCTACCCCAAGCTTTTCAGCCAGAACTATTGCTTGTCGGGAAGGTTTTAAGCCAACAGAGAGAACCACCATATCATAAGATTCTGTTTGCAGGTGGCCGTTGTCATCTGGATATTGAATCCTCAAATCAGCACTTTCCGGCACAGGATATATGGTATGAACCCGGGAGCGAATCAACCTGACCCCTTTTTCAAGTGCCTGGTTGGTGTAGTTCTCAAACCCTTTTCCATGTGCCCGCAGGTCCATATAAAAGATGGCCGCCTCTACCTGGGGTCTGGCTTCTTTGATATTAAGTGCCTCCTTAAGGGCGTACATACAGCAAACCGAGGAACAATACCCATTACCACCCTGATTAATATCCCTTGAGCCCACACATTGCAGCCAGGCAATTCTCGCTGGCTCCTTATTATCAGAAGGGCGTCTCAAGATTCCCTGATTAGGCCCGGTGGGTTTTTGTAAGACTTCAAATTCTACACTGGTAACCAGGTTTGGGAATTGGGTATAGGCATAGGTATCATAACCGGCCGGGTCAAATGGTTCAAAACCGGCTGATAAGATGATAGCCCCAACATTCAGACTCCCGGTCTTATCTTTATCCCGCACAGTTGCCTGGAAATTGCCGGCCTCTCCGTTTACCTCAACTACTTCTGAGTCGAGCAGAACTTCAATATTAGGATTCCGGATACACTCTGCCACAGAAGAGTCTATCTTGCAGCAGATACAAGTTGGATAGGTTCTGTGTAAATGGGGGATCATACCGCCCAATGAAGCTGACTTTTCAACCACATAAACACTATAGCCTGCATTTGCCAGATCCAGAGTTGCCTGGATTCCGGCTATGCCGCCTCCAACTACTAAAACCTGGCTAACTGTTTTTTCATTACTCATAACAACATCTCCTGTTCGATAATCAGACTCTTAGCGATCTGTCTACTTTTTGCTGTTTGCTGTTCGTCTGGCCAGTTCCTCAACGGTAGTTATCTCTAACCTGGTCTCCATTTCTGCTTCGAGCTCTTGCCAGAAAGAACGCACCGTATCATCTACTTCTTTGTCTGTTTTTATTTCAGTCCCCGGACAAAGACAAAACCCAGGGTCTATTGCCTCAATGATTTTTTTTACACTTATCTCTGAAGGTACCCCTTTAAAATGGTATCCACCAGTAACCCCACCCCTAACACTTTCCAGCATCCCAGCATGTTTTAGTTTATTGAGAAGCTGAGCTACAGATGAAAAGGAGATATTTTGCCTGCGGGCTATCTCATTGCCGGTAACAGTTGCTCCTTTGCTCTGTCTGGCAATATCTATCAGAATTACAATAGCATAATGCACTTTAGATGGAATTTTCATTACCAAAGCCTCAATCAACAAACACCAGGAATCAGGAATCAAACATTGACACTTATTATTGGTAGCCGATAGCGAAAAAAAATATATTAGGAATTTGAAAGTCTGTTTGTAGTAACCGCAATTATGCGGTTGTTTGTGGCCAGCCCACCCGCTAAAGGAGGGTGAGTCTCCCACTGGGAGCAGACCTTCTGCCTTTGGCACGGGGCACTACGAACAAATTGCCCGCAGGGTTCAACCTCAAACCTTAGCAATAATAATTGCCGACTTTACTCAAAAAATTTTGGTTTCCTCTTTCACAAGATTGAAGGTAAACCTTACAATCCCGACATTTATTGATTTCTTTACTACAAGTTACCACCCAGCAGGGCAGAGTCTTGTCACTGAAAGCTTGACATTTTTCCCTTTTAGCTTCAGGGCAATTTTTAGACTTCCAACAGGCAATGACTGCTAATAGCCGTTGAATACTGACGATATTCAATTTCTCCTGGTGAATCAGGTTACGAATATGGCGAATCCATTTCAGGTCTTCATTAAAGAATCGACTGCGGCCATTTACCGGGTCATGAAATGGCCTGATTAATCCTCTTTTCTCATATTCTCGAAGGGTACTGATGCTTATACCTAATCTTTTAGCCGCATTAGTCACAGAATAAGATTCTTGTTTACTTAATTCTACCATCTGATATTATCCTTAACAAACCTTAACAATAATAATTGCCGACCTTGCACAAAAAAAATTACTTTATATTCTTTTGAGCTTCAAGATAGACCTTACAGGTTCGACATTTATTAGCATTAGCACAACTGCCGTTGGCTAATGTCCAACACGGCACTGTTCTATCAATCACTGTCGTACATTTCCGGCGGGTTTCCTCAGGGCAATTTTTAATTTCCCAACAGGGCATAACCATTAATAACCGCTGAATACCTTTAATATTTAATCCCTGCTGATGAATCAAATCCCGGACACACCGAATCCATTGAATATCATCGTTAGAGAACAGTCTATAGCCATTAGACGGATTTCGATAAGGTTTAATCAACCCATCTTTTTCATATTCTCGAAGCATACGGACACTTATGCCTAATCTCTCCGCCGCGGTGGAAATATTATAAAAGGCAGTTAATTCCTTCAATCACCTCACCCCAAAAAACCTTTCTTTATAGAATGCTTCAAACCTTGCGGAAGTTAAGTGATGAGACATTATAACATAAGATTAAACTTTTGTCAACCAATTTTTCGAGGGTGTGTTAAAAAAGTCCTTGACAAACTCGAAAATATATGTTATATTAATAGTGGAAATGGAAACCATTATCATTAAGGGGTGAAGATTATGCCAGGTCCTCCATGGTGGCATGGAAAATTTAGAGATTGTGGGTGTCGGATGACTATACCCAGGCAGGCAATTCTTAATGTGTTGACTGGCACCTCTGAGCATTTGAGCGCAGAGGATATATATTTAGCTGTTCATAAGGTATATCCAGCCGTCGGCTTGACTACGGTCTATCGAACCCTGGATTTGTTAGCTCAGATGGGTCTGGTATTTAAATTTGATTTTGGTGATGGAAGAAACCGATATGAACTGATAAAAGGAACTAATCAACATCATCACCATCTGGTCTGTACTAATTGTGGCAGGATAATCGACTATTCCGACTTTATTGAGGAGGAGGTAAAACTCTTTAATCAGGTGGAATCAGCATTATCCCAGAAGCATAATTTTGAAATCATTGCCCACCAGGTTCAGTTTTTAGGAAGATGTAATAATTGTAAATCTGGTAAATAGTAAATGGTAACCGGTAATAGTTCACCAGTTACCATTTAACCAATTACCAATAGGGTTCTGCAAAATAGGATTTTGGGGAGACAACAAATAAATATCAAATAGCAAATAGCAAAATGCAAAATCACAAATCAAATTTCAAAAAGGACTGTAACTATTCAGCCACTGATTGACACGGATTAGCACGGATAAATACAGAGGTTAGAAGATAGAGGTCAGAGGACAGAGGAGAAAGGGAGAAACGGGGAAACGGAGAAAGGGGGAAGGAGAGGAGACACGAGGCACTATACCTGAATTTGCCTTCAACCTTGAGCCTAATTACGGACACGGATACCGGACACAGATTCA from bacterium encodes:
- a CDS encoding PocR ligand-binding domain-containing protein, translating into MTITELAPLDFWKGVGEKVYNLTGLTGVTFNAENKAIHPPAAFANKICAEIKANPSTSASICGMAHQSLSAMAKKKGKPIVEECDLNMIKIVVPVFKNGEFLGTTGGCGLLPEDEEEGVNTFLASKGLEKEEAEIESLAEGIGILSQDKIDAVIKLILLKLKEAGADEIKQD
- a CDS encoding alpha-amylase family glycosyl hydrolase; protein product: MISQEDVIYFILTDRFCDGDPNNNQDVDKNNLKQYHGGDFAGIIKKIPYLKKLGITTVWITPVYLSIGTVGDSAGYHGYWALDFERIDPHLYSQDPSLAEGSKEYLKRLVDKLHKANIKVILDMVVNHTSYHNQAYHDYPYKKIQDTWFNPARAEWDEIESPLAGLPDLNHDLPEVADYFVNNIVDWIEQTGIDGIRMDTIKHVEKRFWHFFKSYVKGKYRNITLLGEYLGYDVYRISEYQKAHDFDTLFDFPLCAVIKEVFIHNAPMTKLAQPRLKEGEPEGILDMDKYYTNANRLVTMIDNHDLDKRFMTEILDKVGHWDMDLAVEIFKTVLTFLFTTRGIPQIYYGTEIGMEGYGDPDNRKSMPWKKVFGDKLTPIVKPQSEIFNHLKSLIKLQRENKAITCGYLFTLYVDTFIYAYLREFRGNTIIVVINNGLTPMPSPLSIPIEVNSNIPPRIKENLQKGKTLTNLLNPKEIIPYENGQISVKLHRKEAKVYKLS
- a CDS encoding transcriptional repressor, whose product is MPGPPWWHGKFRDCGCRMTIPRQAILNVLTGTSEHLSAEDIYLAVHKVYPAVGLTTVYRTLDLLAQMGLVFKFDFGDGRNRYELIKGTNQHHHHLVCTNCGRIIDYSDFIEEEVKLFNQVESALSQKHNFEIIAHQVQFLGRCNNCKSGK
- a CDS encoding hydrogenase iron-sulfur subunit, which codes for MAEFEPKLIVFCCTNCPSSAAKVSETMGLSIPTNVKVVQIPCTGRVDILHLLKAIESGADGVYVFGCSDGNCQFTDGNIKAKRRVARAKKVLDEIGIGGQRVEMYSMSAAMGQRFVEVSREMTEKIRELGPSPLRKK
- a CDS encoding MerR family transcriptional regulator; the encoded protein is MVELSKQESYSVTNAAKRLGISISTLREYEKRGLIRPFHDPVNGRSRFFNEDLKWIRHIRNLIHQEKLNIVSIQRLLAVIACWKSKNCPEAKREKCQAFSDKTLPCWVVTCSKEINKCRDCKVYLQSCERGNQNFLSKVGNYYC
- a CDS encoding MerR family transcriptional regulator: MKELTAFYNISTAAERLGISVRMLREYEKDGLIKPYRNPSNGYRLFSNDDIQWIRCVRDLIHQQGLNIKGIQRLLMVMPCWEIKNCPEETRRKCTTVIDRTVPCWTLANGSCANANKCRTCKVYLEAQKNIK
- a CDS encoding (Fe-S)-binding protein, which gives rise to MEAIQLKSIPDELKKILKKADLSACLTCNTCTGGCIVTDCPQMDGLDIRKVLRMLAYGMVDEVVHSKFPWVCTICGRCMYACPMKVDIVHIMELMKALRPRDKVPGVLHKGTEKALATGNNMGIPEAVYFQVLEMVEEELREEEGFADFKLPIDKDGADVAFYPNSKEISADSDDMKWYWKIFYAAKADWTIPGKNWEAVDWGLFTGNEEASMTLARRKIDFVQKHNIKRLILPDCGGGSFGCRLGIEKWKEKDANLSIDYLYIYDIIIEYLKQGRIKVDKSKNTKLHVWHDSCKHGRVAELFFGQGMYDEPRWILAQCTDNIVEMYPTGPNSFCCGAGGGMWPGPYKEELTYNGLKKAESIKNSGAEVVVTGCSNCRDQIMKNLKGKYNLDIEVKYIWQLVAESLILE
- a CDS encoding FAD-dependent oxidoreductase, encoding MSNEKTVSQVLVVGGGIAGIQATLDLANAGYSVYVVEKSASLGGMIPHLHRTYPTCICCKIDSSVAECIRNPNIEVLLDSEVVEVNGEAGNFQATVRDKDKTGSLNVGAIILSAGFEPFDPAGYDTYAYTQFPNLVTSVEFEVLQKPTGPNQGILRRPSDNKEPARIAWLQCVGSRDINQGGNGYCSSVCCMYALKEALNIKEARPQVEAAIFYMDLRAHGKGFENYTNQALEKGVRLIRSRVHTIYPVPESADLRIQYPDDNGHLQTESYDMVVLSVGLKPSRQAIVLAEKLGVDLSPNHFVQAKPFEPATTSVPGIFVCGALNGPMDISHAVTNASAVVAQIGAYLKPTASRPEEKPSEVLSLSEEPLSLMDVPVEKQALVVGGGVAGMESALKLAKQGYPVTIVEKKDRLGGHALCVSKTWQGYCVPDYLTRLINEVSNHPKIVLHLESEIGKTSGFLGNFKSTIRNSQSEIKIKHGVTILATGADVTKPAEYLYGQNHNVWNWSEFDEQMIKDPGVFEQAKAAVFIQCVGSREEQRSYCSNLCCSFAVRKAIDLKTKNPDMNIYVLYREMRTYGEREDIYKQARLLGVMFIRYTLENKPEVCEKDNGRLWVTVTDHVLGLPVMIEPDFICLQSAIVSQGSEKLAKQFKVALDKDGFFVESPAKLKPVEAMTEGVFLAGMALSPKSIDESIIQGQAAAGRAMAILSRDTIAIGGVVAEVDEEKCVGCLTCVRMCPFQVPIVDPEQRVASIEPGLCRGCGICVSECPGKAISLAGYTDQQLIAKTESLLFS
- a CDS encoding Rrf2 family transcriptional regulator, coding for MKIPSKVHYAIVILIDIARQSKGATVTGNEIARRQNISFSSVAQLLNKLKHAGMLESVRGGVTGGYHFKGVPSEISVKKIIEAIDPGFCLCPGTEIKTDKEVDDTVRSFWQELEAEMETRLEITTVEELARRTANSKK